The Mycolicibacterium duvalii DNA window GTAGGCCACCGCCATCTGCCCGGCTGCGACGATCGCGGCGATCCGGGTGAAGAACCCCACGGTGATCAGCAGTCCGGTGACCAGCTCGATCACCCCGGCCCACCACATCGGCCAGGAGCCGACCGGAACCGATTCGCCGAGCGGCCAGCCGAAGAGCTTCATGGTGCCGTGCAAAGTGAACAGGACGCCGAGCACGATGCGGAAGATGCTCAACATCGGCGATGAGTAAGCGCTCAAGCGCGCGTCGACTCTC harbors:
- a CDS encoding DoxX family protein; translation: MISRVDARLSAYSSPMLSIFRIVLGVLFTLHGTMKLFGWPLGESVPVGSWPMWWAGVIELVTGLLITVGFFTRIAAIVAAGQMAVAYFWKHWGVLGGEPSTFWPFGNGGNGGEVAILFCFGFLLLATTGAGAWSIDERRRSPAVAAR